The nucleotide sequence agccactgtttgtatccatctgcactttcgtaaattccgtttcataACCGTCACtaacactgtgacttgacgcactgtcatttttttcaccgcgatacacagttcattgcgaagatcttccttggtaattcgttccaattccgcatactttttgttgtcaagaaacaacccGAAAGaaagctggcgtgctaaaggttaattttttttctttcttatttatgttaaattccatgacttgaattgaaattccatgacttgaattgaaattccatgactttccaggcctggaaaattaaaaatcaaattccatgactttccatgacctgtacgaaccctgtatgtaggataaacagaatactacatggcttcctgtttgataccagttttacactaGTGTTTTGAAATATTGTTCGCAGTTTAATATTTAAAAGCACAACTTGTGTAAAACTGGTATTTCATAGGAAACcatatagtattctctatgtggaCAACAATGTCACAGGCTTACCCACTAAAGTTCTTTAGGAGCTTCTGACACATTTGCCTTAAAAACAACATGCAAAATAACTTGTGGAATCCAAAAGCACCATGCCACATTAGTGGCCCAATTAGAGCTGCAGACTATTACGCTTTCGATGTAGCATGCTACTTGTAAAACAGAAAATGCTACTTCGTTATACAGACACTCTACAATGTTCATTTGTTCCTGCTGCTGTTTTCTTGTCTGAACACAGTTATTGCAACATTTGTGTCTTGACATATAAACATGCAGGTGCAGTGGATTATAAGATGATGCAATACTTAAAgataaacaccatttgctacactATAAATTCAAGATTGCTACACATGAAGCTTCATAGGGGCTGACAGCTCTGCATCATACACCTGCACATAAATCTTACTGACTGAGTTGATGTGTATTTACACATTGCACACCTCCCACATTGAAGTAAACAATTGAATATCTTCAGTTAATCGAAGTACACTTAAAGATGAAGTTCTCTCCATAGGAATACTGTGCATCACCCTTGCATGTAAGTGAACTCAAAGTActatgtgaacagaacagaaccaattctggtcTGTTTGCAACCGCATGAACGCAGGAAAGAGATCattgtcagattgaattacaattaacattgacacgcttccatttgaaacttttcagttGTCATTGTGGATTGACGCCCCGGGCCCCAGATCCTGCATTTAACTTTATCCTCGACGAACAAAACAACAGGCACCAATTCGGTGGCCGCCTCACCTGTGATTGTGTTGACCAGGTTGGCAACCGAGCCAGACAGGGTAGAATTGCTGGTACCGGTTGTCATCGATCCCGATGTTGAGGCGATGGCCTCACGATCACCCGAAACAGCTTCTTGCAGACGTTGGTTGTCTTTCTGGAGCGAGACAATGGCCACTTGGCAGGTCTCTTGCCGCTCCCCCAGCCTGCGTAGCTCAGCCAATACCGCGGCCAAAGCAGTGGCGCTTTCTTCCCCTCCTGCTGTGGCTGACTCAAACCCACCGGGTTGTCGCTGCGCGGCTGTCTGGTTGCTGGCCCTCGGCCGACCTGCAGCGGCTCGGGTCACTTCGGCTACCCGCCTTGATGCTGCCCTCCTGGGAGGCATATTCCTGTGCATAAAAAACAGGATATGTGAACACAGCCTTATTTGTCAGATTACTGAGAATTACACATAAGCCTTGAACTTGTCTGCTGCTCCTTGCAGGAGTTAACAACTCCTTCACTGTTCAGCCTGTAAAAGGTGTTTAATATCCCATACTTCTGAAGTTGTCACCAGATTTTGGGAGTCTGAAATACAAACCAAAGAAATTGATTAAAATCTGGCCCAAAGTACTTCAAACcaattgtgttttctgtgtcaaACTCAAATCCTGGCACCCAGTACCCCCACCAAACGAGTTTGGAATCTCTGAGGCTCAATACATTTATGACAAACAGAACACCAACAGGAAATTACATCATGGTTCTCTGaactgtcacacaccaacatAATACCTGGCTAACAAATCCACATACTAACTAATGTTGGAATCTCTGAGGCCCTATAGCTTAAtttgacaaaaagaacaacagcgaACCATGTTTTCTGATTCTCTGAAAAATCAGCCCCACCATGAAATATTACCTAGCCCACGGTACATGTACTTTAACCAAAATAGTGTTTGTAATCTGTGAGGCACCAGCCAACACAAGTGACAACAGTACCTCCACATGAAATATTACCTAGCCCACAGTACCACAATCAAAATAAATTTGGAAtctcctaggcaaaataacaggTGATTGACAAAACAGTACTTCCACAGGAACCAATATTTCCTGATTCACTGAAATGACAAACACCTGAGGTAATTGACATACAGTACCTCCACAGGAACAAATATTCTGATTCTCTGAATTGACAAACGCTCACATGAAAAGGCATCGTAACACCAACATGTTCATCAGAATCTCACCTGAAAATTATTTCCAAGTACTCTGGAAAAACACTGATCCATACTATCCaccaacacagaaacatactgTTGAAACATGTCACGATATCTTGATTTGACAGAACACTCAACAATCGTGTTGATCGAAGAACCATTCCACCTTGAACTGGTTTTTAGACAAGGGACATCATCCACAACGAGCCTGTCATAAACTCGAGTTACTTCCCATCTACCGATCTGGTTGACCCCATTTAGAGCCGTCGATTTATAATGCCACCCACCCGcatcaaacaagaaagaaaatgtaaacaatttgAAGATTCCCTGTTCCTATACCCGTGCTTTGTAAGCTGATCAGTCAAAACGCACAATGCAACCTGACCCGGCTACAACATTATTTAATCACACAAAAACCGACTGTGTTTATCGCCTGACGAAGGGACTTGTACAACCTGGCCTGTCCTGACGTTGCTTGATCTTCTTGATCTTGATATGTTACGCCAACAGGTCCCAAGCTTGGGAATATACGTTTGCTAGATGCACACCATCACCCAGGAAATGACGCTGCAAATTCAGGTAACGTAAACTGTTTTCCAGCGGAAAACATAAAATCATGGTCCCAAAATACAACTCTAGGGGAGTCCACAGTGCCCTGCCGAAGCAACGCATTGACCTCCATAGCTGCGGCGTTGTATGATGgatcgaaacacacacacagacagacagacagacagacagacagacagacacacacacacacacatacaccacgaccctcgtctcgattcccccctctacgttaaaatatttagtcaaaacttgactaaatataaaaacggtatTACTTAACTTTAAAATCAGAATCTGTGACTGTGAAACATTGGTCCATTTCTCAGTTGTTTTTCAACAGtttaaaattcctttttgaagCTTTACTATTCTAATATTCAGCACAGAAGAGTTACCTGAAGTACTGTCCTCTGTCCTTTCAGACGAGCTTGTATCATTAAGGACCCAGTAAGCTTGTTGGAAGCAGTAATTGGTTCCACCAACGCATCCAACTCTTGATCAGATATCCTGGAATACACCATGCGTTGTACTTGTAGCATTCCATTTTCCCTGAAAATTGCCAAACACTTTTATTACttgcgttgtatcgataaacgaagcacaagtaagaaacaataataaaagcaaagaaaatagcaacacgatatgcaaacatctaacaaagccgagcaggcagaatgacaggtctaatgaaaaacaaagaggtaccgattcggaaacaagatcgcgattctttccttcgctgcacgacgcaaatcttctgtgacctttgaccaaacgtagcttccacattcgatcaccgtgctcagcttaatatttacaacagaaagccgagggggtggaataccgagatgaacctacagaaatgtgcatcctcaaacctgacatattcatcccaacatttaatgaactccaaaacacagaaagttgcttgaaatcacacgccatctttgattgccactGCCAGTGGTCGGTCTGACTAattactacgcgaccgcacgcgaccacacgcgaccttgcactacctcaaactaaagcaggTGCATGTactatttttatatatatatagtatcttcacaacattatctgactttataccaagttttaagtcaaagaaattaaaaataacgGAGCTATAATGTATTTTGCGACGTGCTATCGAGCTAAAGTGAAATCATCTGATGTTTGCACTTTTCAAACTCGCCAGCTCTTTGAAAATGCATCAGAATTAactttgtttttacttctcTGACTTAAAACTCGGTTCAAAGTATGAtcatgttgtgaagatactagatATATAAAATGTTACATGAATATTATTTAGTTTGAGGTTGAGCCTGCGTTCTTAAACGaatgcgaacatggtcggacgctgAATCACGATGATTTCACTTTAGCTCGATAGTTCGTCGCAAAATACATTATAACTCcgttatttttaatttctttgacTTAAAAATTGGTATGAAGTCAGACattgttgtgaagatactatatataaaaatattacgtgaacatgctttagtttgaggtcgcgcaaggtagtgcaaggtcgcgtgtggtcgcgTAGTAATTAGTCAGACCCCCAGtattatcaaaccgggacccggtacccgtgtttcaaagatcACGCATTGTTTCTTCCATTAAGTCacaaatgaacaagcaaacaaaacgttGCTTACCTTCTTAAAACTTCTTCTGGCTCATTACCAGACTGCAACAAATTGACGCAATGGTGGGCTGTTGGAAGGTGCATGGCGCAAACCGGAAGTAGTATCTCCACGAGATTGTCGCTTTGCATGTCGtacattttccgattcaagttctAATTTGTTCCAGCTGCATTTATTAAATGCAgctgcatttaaaaataaatacagctgtatttaaaaataattacacctgtatctaaaaataattacaggtgtatttatttttaaatacagctgtatttactattaaatacaggtgcaattatttttaaatacagctgtatttatttttaaatgcagctgtatttaaaaataattacacctgtatttaataataaatacagctgtatatatttttaaatacaggtgtaattatttttaaatacagctgtatttatgattaaatacagctgtatttatcattaaatacaggtgtatttattttaaattacagctgtaatagttatgagccaaacggctttccatagtctctgtcaaacacacacgtgGTTTTAATACGTCTGGTGGAGAGGGGGACCAAAGGCACAGACAGGGTTCCAGCTACACTGCTCGTTTACATATAGTGTGATGAAGCCTGTCTGTATATCGTGTTGTGAAGCCTGTCTGTTTATCGTGTTGTGAAGCCTGTCTGTATATCGTGTTGTAAAGCCTGTCTGTATATCGTGTCGTGATTCCAGTCTGTATATCGTGTTGTGAAGCCTGTCTGTATATCGTGTTGTGAAGCCTGTCTGTATAAATTATCGTGTTGTGAAGCCTGTCTGTATATCGTGTTGTGAAGCCTGTCTGTATATCGTGTTGTGAAGCCTGTCTGTATATCGTATTATGAAGCCTGTCTGTATATCGTGTTGTGAAGCCTGTCTGTATATCGTGTTGTGAAGCCTGTCTGTATATCGATCGTGTTGTGAAGCCTTTCTGTAGTTCGTGTTGTGAAGCCTTTCTGTAGTTCGTGTTGTGAAGcctttctttatatatatagatgaatacccgcttcgccgggaagaagtagggccgaatacccggcttcgcgattgacgccacacgaaggaaggaagatacacgcgcaaaacactggagaagataccaagagttactgggaatggatgtacaaaaaaaccaaaatcggttcagcgctgcgcgctgggagcacgtgttgaaaattttcatcgaccagattgtgttttgggtctacctgaatatgcccaccaaatttgaagcagatccatcgagaactttggccgtgcatcgcgaagtgaccgacagacagacagacagacacaagccgtatatagatatagatatatatatatactagatgaatacccgcttcgccgggtacccggcttcgccgggaagaagtagagccgaatacccgattgacgccacacgaaggaagggagataaacgcgcaaaacactggagaagataaggaagagttactgggaatggatgtacagaaaaaccaaaatcggttcagcgctgcgcgctgagagcacgtgttgaaaatgttcatcgaccagattgtgttttgggtctacctgaatatatatatgcccaccaaatttgaagcagatccatcgagaactttggccgtgcatcgcgaagtgaccaacagacagacaaacagacacacacaagccgtatatagatacaGATATCGTGTTGTGAAGCTTTTCTGTACATTGCCATCAGAAACAAGTCCCCTGCCTGTAGTAACCAAATTTACAATCGAACCTGCAATGCACCTAACAGAACATCTCTTTGTCTTTGCTGTTGTGTACAGAGCTTGACTTCAAGATTGACATCAAGGACTGCCATTGCGGGGAAgggagtgtttgtgtgttagtgtgtgtgtaaggggggtCATTTTTGAAATAAAGTAAGTTGGCTTACATGTACTTCTAAAACTGTAACGAGCTGTCCTCAATGTGCTGGAGGGGTGTGCAATTTCTTCAATCAAGAACAAGCAAAACGGGTGAACTCTCTCATTGCAGGACGTGTAGGGTGATGGTAgccagtggtggtggtggctgtgcaagtgggaggggggtgggtgggagaaGGTTAGCACTCAGAGTTCGTAGTCAAGAAGCACAATTATATCGAACCAGAACAGGATGGCCATCTGAGAGGGGAGGCAAGAAGGAAGGGGGAAAACACACAGCAGTTCAAAAACAACGCAACTGATCTATGCCCTGATAAAACACCCACGTTGCAGGTAGAAGTGAAAGACGACAGAGACCCATCCATACTCTCCCTTCACCTGTTTACTTACCTTGCGCTCTGATTTTATATACCTGATTTATGGCGGCTATACTTGTATGAGGTCATAAGCACAGCTGTCACTATGACAAGcatgcacgtgcacacacacgaacgcacaaagagagagagagagagagagagagagagagagagagagagagagagagagagagagagagagcgagagaaagaaagatacgttgagagagagaaatagagagagagagacagagagagacagagagagagagacagagacagagagagagacagagaaagacagcaACAAAGAggaacacgcatacacacacacacacacacacacacacacacacacacacacacacacacacacacacacacacacatcatacagaGAGTTATCATACACAATCATACAGTGATGTCTTCCCACCCCTGCTCCTATACACACCCTAACGTACGCAGAGAATACACTGATATCTATCAACAAAGAGCCAAACGCGCACGGAGGCTCATCGCAAAGAATTACTGATTACTCAGGTTAGTCAAAAAGCAACTATTTTTGCTTCTACCACTAACCTCGAAAATCTATCTATTTATAGTGATTCCTTCTCTTTtctcttgtctgtctttccATTTGtccgtacgtctgtctgtctgtctgtctgtctgtctgcccgtgtgtacgtccgtgtctctctctctccctttcccatctccttccttctttctctccctcaccaAGTCTCTCTCTACCTGGCCTGTCTCTTTCCTTGCAcactccctgtgtgtgtgtctctctctctctctgtctctctctctctctctctctctctctctctctctctctttctctctctctctctctctttctctctctctttccccccctccctccccaaacctccctctctctctctctctctctctctctctttctctctctctccccaactttgctgcacacacacacacacacacacacacacagggatgGCCACACCGTCCGCCTGATCGCCATGGGCGAGTAAAAattccgccgggctagtagaaaccgcctggcagcACGCCCGGCTGGCCTATAGATAacaattctggtcaaatgcaaaacTGTTGGTTGTACTATCGAGTTGtcaagccatatatatatatatatatatatatatatatatatatatatatatatatatatatatatatatatatatatatatataccaaaactGCAGACGCAGGAACATCTTTCGTCTGCAAAATCACCGCCATGTTCTAGTGAAACGAAAACGAGGTTTATGTGCGTATCTAATCACCGCTAATTTAATTGTGTACAGAAATCTGACACTCATAAATTTGTTGTGTGGTATGTGCCGGGCCAGCGAAATTTCTGGCGGGCAAGTGattttcttgaagttactcgcccggcctATCGAgttaaaattttcagatttggccatccctgcacactcacacacacacacacaaactaatcACCACAACCGTACACAAACACTTCCCTGTGACATAACCTCCCGTT is from Littorina saxatilis isolate snail1 unplaced genomic scaffold, US_GU_Lsax_2.0 scaffold_1549, whole genome shotgun sequence and encodes:
- the LOC138954935 gene encoding uncharacterized protein — protein: MPPRRAASRRVAEVTRAAAGRPRASNQTAAQRQPGGFESATAGGEESATALAAVLAELRRLGERQETCQVAIVSLQKDNQRLQEAVSGDREAIASTSGSMTTGTSNSTLSGSVANLVNTITGTEYGEPSSGLILVE